A portion of the Calothrix sp. 336/3 genome contains these proteins:
- a CDS encoding methyltransferase domain-containing protein, whose translation MSPTLKERIQQFYDASSGLWEEIWGEHMHHGYYGADGQEKKERRQAQIDLIEEILQWSGVEKAENILDVGCGIGGSSLYLAAKFNAVATGITLSPVQANRAQERARELGLATRSNFLVADAQEMPFEDNSFDLVWSLESGEHMPDKTKFLQECYRVLKPGGKLIFVTWCHRPVDTAPLTREEVRELEKIYQVYCLPYVISLPEYEAIAQQLPLKNIHTDDWSVAVARFWDVVVDSAFTPQALFGLLRAGWGTISGALSLGLMRRGYASGLIRFGLLCGEK comes from the coding sequence ATGAGTCCAACATTAAAAGAGCGTATTCAGCAGTTTTATGATGCTTCCTCTGGTTTGTGGGAAGAGATATGGGGAGAACATATGCACCACGGATATTACGGTGCCGATGGTCAGGAGAAAAAAGAACGGCGACAAGCCCAAATTGACCTGATTGAGGAGATTTTACAGTGGTCAGGGGTGGAAAAAGCTGAGAATATTCTGGATGTGGGTTGTGGTATTGGCGGTAGCTCTTTATACTTAGCGGCAAAGTTTAATGCCGTAGCAACGGGAATTACTCTCAGTCCAGTGCAAGCGAATCGAGCTCAGGAACGCGCGAGGGAGTTAGGTTTAGCTACCAGAAGTAACTTCCTAGTGGCAGATGCCCAGGAAATGCCCTTTGAGGATAATAGTTTTGACCTGGTGTGGTCCCTGGAAAGTGGGGAGCATATGCCAGATAAAACAAAGTTTTTACAAGAATGCTATCGGGTACTGAAACCGGGTGGTAAGTTAATTTTTGTAACGTGGTGTCATCGTCCGGTGGATACTGCTCCTTTGACACGGGAAGAGGTGAGGGAGTTAGAGAAGATTTACCAGGTTTATTGTTTACCCTATGTAATTTCCTTGCCGGAATATGAGGCGATCGCCCAACAACTTCCCTTAAAAAATATACACACCGATGACTGGTCGGTTGCGGTGGCTCGATTTTGGGATGTGGTGGTTGATTCTGCTTTCACACCACAAGCTTTGTTTGGTTTATTACGTGCAGGTTGGGGGACAATTTCCGGTGCTTTATCCCTAGGGTTGATGCGGCGGGGTTATGCAAGTGGGTTAATTAGGTTTGGATTATTGTGTGGGGAAAAATAA
- the chlG gene encoding chlorophyll synthase ChlG yields MPESIPSDTKDTPTPSENTAKTRQLLGMKGAAPGETSVWKIHLQLMKPITWIPLIWGVVCGAASSGEYTWTLENVLKAATCMLLSGPLLTGYTQTINDYYDREIDAINEPYRPIPSGAISLTRVITQIFVLLISGVALAYVLDLWTGHEFPTVTALAALGTFLAYIYSAPPLKLKQNGWLGNYALGASYIALPWCAGHALFGELNWKIVVLTVVYSLAGLGIAVVNDFKSVEGDRQLGLKSLPVMFGVQTAAWICVIMIDVFQAAIAGYLIYINEKIYAVILLLLVIPQITFQEMYFLRDPLNNDVKYQASAQPFLVLGMLVAGLAIGHAGIH; encoded by the coding sequence ATGCCTGAATCTATACCATCAGATACAAAAGATACTCCAACACCGAGTGAAAATACTGCCAAGACTCGCCAATTATTGGGGATGAAAGGTGCAGCACCGGGAGAAACATCGGTATGGAAGATTCATCTACAACTGATGAAACCGATTACCTGGATACCCCTAATTTGGGGCGTGGTTTGTGGTGCGGCTTCTTCGGGTGAGTATACTTGGACACTGGAAAATGTTTTAAAAGCTGCCACCTGTATGTTGCTCTCCGGTCCCTTACTCACCGGCTACACGCAAACAATCAACGATTACTATGACAGGGAGATTGATGCCATCAATGAGCCCTATCGTCCGATTCCTTCCGGGGCAATTTCCTTGACTAGGGTAATTACGCAGATATTTGTCTTATTAATATCTGGAGTTGCCTTAGCTTACGTACTAGATTTATGGACTGGTCATGAGTTTCCCACCGTCACTGCACTGGCAGCCCTAGGTACATTTCTAGCTTACATTTATTCTGCGCCCCCATTGAAATTAAAGCAGAATGGCTGGTTAGGAAACTATGCCCTGGGTGCAAGTTACATTGCTTTACCTTGGTGTGCAGGTCATGCTTTATTTGGGGAATTGAACTGGAAAATTGTTGTTCTCACCGTAGTTTACAGCTTGGCAGGTTTAGGTATTGCCGTTGTTAACGACTTTAAGAGTGTAGAAGGCGATCGCCAATTAGGTTTAAAATCTTTGCCAGTGATGTTTGGAGTTCAGACAGCAGCTTGGATATGCGTGATTATGATTGACGTATTTCAAGCAGCGATCGCCGGATATTTGATTTATATCAACGAGAAAATCTATGCAGTCATCCTGCTGTTACTGGTGATACCCCAAATCACCTTTCAAGAAATGTACTTTTTGCGTGACCCGCTCAATAACGATGTAAAATACCAAGCAAGCGCCCAACCCTTTCTAGTACTAGGAATGTTAGTAGCTGGACTGGCGATCGGACACGCTGGAATCCATTAG
- a CDS encoding TldD/PmbA family protein gives MATLPTDIENLLSDLIKRYAARVDYLMIRLEEAEGTDILLRGDKVETLSEGISLGGQIRACYKGGWGLSSFNRLQTITERIEEAIAAARMVGDEETILAPVQPVQAICELPLTGTDPRKISIIEKKALCDRYTDLLKTVDHRITTTSVRYADTSQRVILATSEGTLIEQSWVDMEMRFAATARSGETVQTGRETTGSRKAFEDLTYLDTQVKNAAERAVSALSLPPVKGNTYTVVIDPILTGLFVHEAFGHLSEADMAYENPDLLEVMTLGRQFGHEDLQIFDGAAPPGHRGSYFYDDEGTPASTTQLIKDGVLVGRLHSRETAGKLDETPTGNARCLNYHYAPIVRMTNTWIERGKTPVADLFSGIKEGVYAKNWLGGMTNGEMFTFSAGEAWMIRNGQIAEPVKDVTLSGNVFQTLADIEAVGNDFYWDESGGCGKGGQNGLPVGCGGPSLRIRDVVVGGEAD, from the coding sequence ATGGCTACCTTACCAACTGATATCGAAAATCTGCTATCTGACCTGATAAAACGTTATGCTGCCAGGGTTGATTACTTGATGATTCGCCTGGAAGAAGCAGAAGGAACAGATATTTTGCTACGGGGCGATAAAGTAGAAACACTGAGCGAAGGTATTTCCCTGGGTGGGCAGATTCGCGCTTGTTACAAGGGTGGATGGGGGTTAAGTAGTTTTAATCGCCTGCAAACGATTACAGAACGCATAGAAGAGGCGATCGCCGCAGCGCGGATGGTGGGTGATGAAGAAACCATACTTGCCCCAGTACAACCAGTACAAGCCATCTGTGAGCTACCTTTAACAGGGACAGATCCCAGAAAAATTTCCATAATCGAGAAAAAAGCCCTCTGCGATCGCTACACAGATTTATTGAAAACAGTAGACCACCGCATTACTACCACCTCAGTTCGCTACGCGGATACATCCCAACGGGTTATCTTAGCTACCAGTGAAGGAACCCTGATTGAGCAATCCTGGGTAGATATGGAAATGCGCTTTGCTGCCACCGCCAGAAGTGGTGAAACAGTACAAACAGGTAGAGAAACCACAGGTTCCCGCAAAGCCTTTGAAGATTTAACCTACTTAGATACCCAAGTCAAAAATGCTGCCGAGCGGGCTGTATCAGCCTTATCCCTACCCCCCGTTAAAGGTAATACCTACACCGTCGTTATTGACCCCATTCTCACAGGTTTATTCGTCCATGAAGCCTTCGGACACCTTTCTGAGGCTGATATGGCATACGAAAACCCCGACTTACTAGAAGTGATGACCTTGGGTAGACAATTTGGTCATGAAGATTTGCAAATCTTTGATGGTGCTGCACCTCCAGGACACCGTGGTAGCTATTTTTACGATGACGAAGGCACTCCCGCAAGTACTACCCAATTAATCAAAGACGGTGTATTGGTTGGTAGACTCCACTCCCGCGAAACCGCAGGTAAGTTAGATGAAACCCCCACAGGTAACGCCAGATGTCTAAATTATCACTATGCTCCCATCGTGCGCATGACTAATACCTGGATTGAGAGAGGTAAAACCCCGGTAGCTGATTTATTCAGTGGAATTAAGGAGGGTGTCTATGCCAAAAATTGGTTAGGAGGAATGACAAACGGAGAAATGTTCACCTTCAGTGCAGGGGAAGCATGGATGATTAGAAATGGTCAAATTGCCGAACCAGTCAAGGATGTCACCCTATCAGGCAATGTGTTTCAGACTCTTGCAGATATTGAAGCTGTTGGTAATGATTTTTACTGGGATGAGTCGGGAGGTTGTGGTAAGGGTGGGCAAAATGGATTACCCGTAGGTTGTGGGGGACCAAGTTTAAGAATTCGGGATGTTGTTGTTGGGGGAGAAGCTGATTAG
- the cobA gene encoding uroporphyrinogen-III C-methyltransferase, with the protein MMNKRGKVYLVGAGLGDVAYLTVEAYKLLAKAEVLIYDALVDGELLSCVSENCLKIDVGKRGGKASTPQEEINQLLVQYCRENYLVIRLKSGDPFIFGRCASEITALKTAGCDFTVIPGISSALAAPLLAGIPLTDPVLSRGFAVVTAHEVDALNWEALSQLDTLVVLMGGRNLQEIVYKLVKYGRSLSTPIAIIRWAGTPEQRIWTGTLETIIGQTVGVSLSPAVMVVGEVVRLRNYLSCGGE; encoded by the coding sequence ATGATGAATAAAAGAGGCAAAGTATATCTAGTGGGTGCAGGTTTGGGAGATGTCGCATACCTGACAGTAGAAGCTTATAAACTTTTAGCTAAGGCAGAAGTTTTGATATATGATGCCTTAGTGGATGGGGAATTATTAAGTTGTGTCTCGGAAAACTGTCTGAAAATCGATGTTGGTAAAAGAGGAGGAAAAGCAAGTACACCTCAGGAAGAAATTAATCAGTTACTGGTGCAATATTGCCGAGAAAATTATTTAGTTATCAGGTTGAAATCTGGCGATCCATTTATTTTTGGTAGGTGTGCATCGGAAATTACTGCACTGAAAACCGCAGGTTGTGATTTTACGGTGATTCCGGGAATTTCTTCTGCTTTAGCTGCACCATTGTTAGCAGGAATTCCCCTGACGGATCCGGTTTTGAGTCGTGGTTTTGCTGTGGTGACTGCACATGAAGTGGATGCGTTGAATTGGGAAGCACTATCACAACTCGATACCTTGGTTGTATTGATGGGGGGGCGAAATTTACAGGAAATTGTTTATAAATTAGTTAAATATGGGCGATCGCTGTCAACTCCCATAGCTATTATCCGTTGGGCAGGTACACCAGAGCAACGTATTTGGACGGGAACCCTAGAAACTATTATCGGGCAAACTGTCGGCGTTTCCCTTTCTCCAGCAGTGATGGTGGTGGGGGAGGTGGTAAGGTTGCGTAATTATTTGAGTTGTGGGGGAGAATAA
- a CDS encoding DUF2862 domain-containing protein produces the protein MEIGQRVKVYRLRDRVSGAIVQRLGKIGVIAGYKVIDGGVGMVVKFDDNFTTWFFDDEIKAV, from the coding sequence ATGGAAATCGGACAAAGAGTCAAGGTTTATCGTTTGCGCGATCGCGTTTCTGGTGCAATTGTGCAACGTCTAGGAAAAATCGGTGTGATCGCAGGTTATAAAGTGATTGACGGTGGTGTGGGGATGGTAGTGAAATTTGATGATAATTTTACTACTTGGTTTTTTGATGATGAAATCAAAGCTGTGTAA
- a CDS encoding ArsA family ATPase encodes MTLILTFLGKSAVHRTKVAIAAAKSLANQGKRVLIAGNTEPTLPLLLGIPLTAEPQDIGANLQGVQLQAGVLIEKGWEEVKKLEAQYLSSPILKEVYGQELSILPGMDSVLTLNTLRQYDESGKYDVIIYDGSGDSSTIRMLGMADAVSWYVRRFRQIFANSDLGKTIVESPLVQPLISTLFNVNWTADNFAQPVNQLNSFLDKGKEAIANPKHFAAFLVTTDDTLEVATAKFLWGSSQLIGLTVGGVLHISQAGNNLTQDFTPLSVSNVPDIQGDNWQPLMDALPNFATQAIAAPQPIEIDINQRQVRLFLPGFDKKQVKLTQYGPEVTVEAGDQRRNIFLPPALSGKSVTGAKFQNHYLIISF; translated from the coding sequence ATGACGCTGATATTAACATTTCTCGGCAAAAGTGCAGTTCATCGGACAAAGGTAGCGATCGCTGCTGCTAAAAGTCTAGCTAATCAAGGTAAACGTGTGCTGATTGCCGGCAATACGGAACCGACTTTACCACTCTTACTTGGTATACCCCTGACTGCGGAACCCCAAGATATCGGAGCAAATTTGCAAGGGGTGCAACTTCAAGCAGGTGTACTCATCGAAAAGGGTTGGGAAGAAGTCAAGAAACTAGAAGCACAATACTTATCATCTCCCATCCTCAAAGAAGTATATGGTCAAGAATTAAGCATCCTCCCAGGGATGGATAGTGTTCTCACCTTAAATACCCTACGTCAATATGACGAAAGTGGTAAATATGATGTGATTATCTACGATGGTAGTGGTGATAGTAGCACGATCAGAATGTTAGGAATGGCAGATGCTGTCAGTTGGTATGTTCGACGCTTCCGACAAATCTTTGCTAATTCCGATTTAGGCAAAACCATTGTGGAATCTCCCCTAGTTCAACCTCTGATTAGCACGTTATTTAATGTTAATTGGACAGCAGATAATTTTGCCCAACCTGTCAACCAACTCAATAGTTTTTTAGATAAGGGAAAAGAGGCGATCGCCAACCCCAAACACTTTGCAGCTTTCCTCGTGACAACTGACGATACCCTGGAAGTAGCTACAGCCAAATTTCTCTGGGGAAGTTCCCAACTCATCGGTTTAACCGTCGGCGGTGTGCTGCATATATCCCAAGCTGGTAATAACTTGACGCAAGATTTTACACCTCTATCTGTCAGTAATGTACCTGATATCCAGGGAGATAATTGGCAACCCCTCATGGACGCTTTGCCCAACTTTGCCACCCAAGCGATCGCCGCGCCCCAACCCATAGAAATTGATATCAACCAACGCCAAGTTAGGTTATTTTTGCCCGGTTTTGATAAAAAACAAGTCAAACTCACCCAATATGGACCAGAAGTCACCGTCGAGGCAGGTGATCAGCGTCGGAATATTTTCCTACCCCCAGCTTTAAGTGGTAAATCTGTGACTGGTGCTAAGTTCCAGAATCATTATTTGATAATCTCGTTTTAG
- a CDS encoding tetratricopeptide repeat protein, whose protein sequence is MDNIFSIGIVGVVAILLIYFAVKTIITSNYFQQGINLYEQKDYVAAEAAFRKVLEMNSTNDAVHLFLGSILVKQERVAEAIIEFEEVIRRAPKKVDPYLRLADICIEQQNQRAAIAYLEAAKELLIKQKQPQKAAQVTQLLTKLNASN, encoded by the coding sequence ATGGATAATATATTTTCGATAGGAATAGTCGGTGTAGTTGCTATTCTCTTGATTTATTTTGCAGTCAAAACTATCATCACATCCAACTATTTTCAACAAGGAATCAATCTCTATGAGCAAAAAGATTATGTCGCTGCGGAAGCGGCTTTTCGTAAGGTTTTAGAGATGAATTCTACTAATGATGCAGTACATCTCTTCCTAGGTTCTATCCTTGTGAAACAGGAAAGAGTTGCAGAAGCGATTATCGAATTTGAAGAAGTGATTCGTCGCGCACCAAAAAAAGTTGACCCCTATTTACGGTTAGCAGATATTTGTATAGAACAGCAAAATCAGCGAGCAGCTATTGCTTATTTAGAAGCAGCAAAAGAGTTATTAATAAAACAGAAACAGCCACAAAAAGCTGCACAGGTTACACAGTTATTGACAAAATTAAATGCATCTAATTAG
- a CDS encoding homogentisate phytyltransferase, with amino-acid sequence MSQTNLSQLQPWQNPLGWLYAFWKFSRPHTIIGTSLSVLALYLIAVAFSNSSSLLPIPHSLIIAWVACLCGNVYIVGLNQLEDIEIDKINKPHLPLASGEFSITTGRIIVAITGILALVLAAIGSQYLLGMVAISLFIGTSYSLPPIRLKRFPFWAAVCIFSVRGAIVNLGLFLHFHWLLAENTSIPLAVWVLTLFILVFTFAIAIFKDVPDRSGDRQYNIMTFALQFGQLAVFNLSLWVISVCYGGMILLGFLRVQEINSVFLVTSHVIALAVMWWRSRGVDLEDKVAIATFYQFIWKLFFFEYLMFPVACLLA; translated from the coding sequence ATGTCACAAACAAATTTATCGCAATTGCAACCTTGGCAAAATCCCTTGGGTTGGCTCTATGCATTTTGGAAATTTTCCCGCCCCCATACGATTATTGGCACGAGTTTAAGTGTATTAGCTCTGTATTTGATTGCCGTTGCTTTTAGTAATTCGTCTTCCCTGCTGCCAATTCCTCATTCCCTAATTATTGCTTGGGTGGCTTGTTTGTGTGGCAATGTCTATATAGTCGGTTTAAACCAACTAGAAGATATTGAGATTGATAAAATCAATAAACCCCACTTGCCCCTAGCTTCGGGAGAATTCTCGATAACAACGGGGAGAATTATTGTTGCTATCACAGGAATTTTAGCTCTAGTATTAGCTGCCATTGGGAGTCAGTATTTGTTGGGGATGGTGGCAATTAGTTTATTCATTGGTACGAGCTATTCCTTACCACCAATTCGGTTAAAAAGATTCCCTTTTTGGGCTGCTGTGTGTATTTTCTCTGTGCGCGGAGCCATCGTCAATTTAGGGTTATTTTTGCATTTTCATTGGCTATTAGCAGAAAATACCTCAATTCCTTTGGCTGTGTGGGTATTAACTCTATTTATTCTCGTGTTCACCTTTGCGATCGCTATCTTTAAAGATGTCCCCGATAGATCGGGCGATCGCCAATACAATATCATGACCTTTGCTTTACAATTCGGTCAGTTAGCAGTATTTAATTTATCTCTCTGGGTCATCAGTGTGTGTTATGGAGGGATGATTCTATTAGGCTTTCTGCGTGTTCAGGAAATAAACTCAGTATTTTTAGTCACCTCTCATGTTATAGCCTTAGCTGTGATGTGGTGGCGTAGTCGTGGTGTAGATTTAGAAGATAAGGTGGCGATCGCGACTTTTTACCAATTCATCTGGAAATTATTTTTCTTCGAGTATTTGATGTTCCCCGTTGCTTGTCTGTTAGCTTAG
- a CDS encoding ABC transporter permease codes for MRGVSHKATQVRRLLPIPNKIWTNYDLLGTLVRRDLAARYQGSLLGNLWSLVNQLSQLLIYTYVFSIVLKVKLSIQGLPANENISFGLWLFAGLLPWIAFTTGLIQATSSVITQPNLVKKVVFPLTLLPLVPIFSAFIESSLGLMALIVAIAITSHLLHPTLALLPFLWIPQLLFTTGLGYLFAGLTVFVRDIPQTLGVMINIWFYLTPIVYPITSIPQPWQKFIFYLNPMATIAELYREIVLTGEILHWREWGVIYLISTCVFIGGFWCYKRLRPAFADVL; via the coding sequence ATACGAGGAGTTAGTCACAAAGCAACTCAAGTTAGACGTTTGTTACCGATACCCAACAAAATATGGACAAACTATGACTTATTGGGAACTCTTGTCAGACGTGATTTAGCCGCTCGTTATCAGGGTTCACTCTTGGGGAATTTGTGGTCACTAGTTAACCAACTTTCCCAACTACTAATTTATACCTATGTCTTCTCGATTGTCCTGAAAGTCAAGTTAAGTATTCAGGGTTTACCTGCTAATGAAAATATATCCTTTGGACTGTGGTTATTTGCGGGTTTGCTTCCCTGGATAGCTTTTACCACCGGGTTAATACAAGCTACGAGTTCAGTGATTACTCAACCCAACCTGGTAAAAAAAGTTGTCTTTCCCCTCACTTTATTACCCCTAGTACCGATTTTTTCTGCTTTTATTGAAAGTTCCCTCGGTTTGATGGCTTTAATTGTGGCGATCGCCATCACATCCCATCTCCTCCATCCTACCCTAGCCCTTCTACCTTTCCTCTGGATACCACAATTACTCTTCACTACTGGTTTAGGTTACTTATTTGCTGGTTTAACCGTCTTCGTTCGTGATATTCCCCAAACCCTGGGAGTAATGATTAATATTTGGTTTTATCTTACCCCCATCGTTTATCCCATCACCTCAATTCCCCAACCATGGCAAAAATTTATCTTTTATTTAAATCCCATGGCGACAATTGCGGAACTTTACCGGGAAATCGTCTTAACTGGAGAAATTCTTCACTGGAGGGAATGGGGGGTAATTTATCTGATTTCTACCTGCGTTTTTATCGGTGGTTTCTGGTGTTACAAACGTTTACGTCCTGCCTTTGCTGACGTTTTGTAG
- a CDS encoding uroporphyrinogen-III synthase codes for MVNSLPLSGKTILVTRAAGQSSSFTQMLTAVGAEVIEMPTLEIGEPSSWELLDRAIATLTEFHWLILTSTNAVEYFTARLKQQGKNITDLSTVKIAVVGEKTANCLQKYHLKADFIPPNYVADSLVENFPETLLGKKILFPRVESGGREVLVKEFSAKGADVVEVPAYQSCCPKTIPASAELALKSQQINVITFASSKTVQFFCQLLTQKFAQNSEDSNYIISEIIKNITIASIGPQTSKTCFALFGRVDIEAEEYTLEGLVQGLIKWGVGENY; via the coding sequence ATGGTTAATTCCCTACCCCTAAGCGGCAAAACTATCTTAGTCACACGAGCAGCAGGTCAGTCAAGTAGTTTTACACAAATGTTAACTGCTGTGGGTGCAGAAGTAATAGAAATGCCAACCTTAGAAATTGGTGAACCCTCTAGTTGGGAATTATTAGATAGGGCGATCGCCACTCTTACCGAATTTCACTGGTTGATTCTCACCTCTACAAATGCAGTCGAATATTTTACTGCTAGGTTAAAACAACAAGGTAAAAATATTACAGATTTATCGACAGTGAAAATTGCTGTTGTGGGAGAGAAAACGGCTAATTGTCTACAAAAATATCATCTCAAAGCAGACTTTATTCCTCCTAATTATGTTGCGGATTCCCTAGTAGAAAATTTCCCCGAAACGCTTCTAGGAAAAAAAATCCTATTCCCGAGGGTAGAAAGTGGTGGTAGGGAAGTATTGGTGAAAGAATTCTCTGCCAAGGGTGCGGATGTAGTGGAAGTTCCTGCCTATCAATCCTGTTGTCCAAAAACGATTCCTGCTAGTGCGGAATTAGCATTAAAAAGCCAACAAATTAATGTGATTACCTTTGCAAGTTCTAAAACTGTGCAATTTTTTTGTCAATTGTTAACTCAGAAATTTGCTCAGAATTCTGAAGATAGTAATTATATTATATCAGAAATTATCAAAAATATTACGATTGCTTCCATTGGTCCTCAAACATCTAAAACTTGCTTCGCTCTTTTCGGGAGAGTTGATATAGAAGCAGAAGAATATACTTTAGAGGGGTTAGTGCAAGGTTTAATTAAGTGGGGAGTGGGTGAGAATTACTGA
- a CDS encoding Uma2 family endonuclease produces MTSAFQQTETNTDTEIFYPSTDGEPLAETYVHLYAILVTLEILRQYLEGQQATVLSDQFLYYAQGYPKLRVAPDVMVIFNVAPGGRDNYKIWEEGEVPKVIFEITSKGTKDEDMGFKKRLYEQLGVEEYWLFDPKGEWIPGKLRGYRLYREIYEEITDNRSSCLQLRLEIDENLIAFYREDTGEKLLAPGELKAALEEVKIRAEQAESRAEQAEQQAEKLREQLRALGVNPDTI; encoded by the coding sequence ATGACATCAGCATTCCAGCAAACAGAGACTAATACAGACACAGAAATCTTTTATCCTAGTACGGATGGTGAACCTTTGGCTGAAACCTATGTGCATTTATATGCAATATTAGTCACTTTAGAAATCCTGAGACAGTATTTAGAAGGACAGCAAGCAACTGTTTTGAGTGATCAATTTCTATATTATGCCCAAGGGTATCCTAAATTAAGGGTTGCTCCTGATGTTATGGTAATTTTTAATGTGGCTCCAGGAGGACGGGATAATTATAAAATTTGGGAAGAAGGTGAAGTTCCAAAAGTGATTTTTGAAATTACTTCTAAGGGAACTAAAGACGAAGATATGGGTTTTAAGAAAAGACTTTACGAGCAATTAGGAGTTGAGGAATATTGGTTATTTGATCCCAAGGGAGAATGGATTCCCGGAAAACTACGTGGGTATCGATTATATCGTGAAATCTACGAAGAAATTACTGATAATCGTAGTAGTTGTTTACAATTGAGACTGGAAATTGACGAGAATTTAATTGCTTTTTATCGCGAAGATACGGGAGAAAAACTGTTAGCTCCTGGGGAATTAAAAGCCGCATTAGAGGAAGTGAAAATCCGAGCAGAGCAAGCAGAATCACGAGCAGAACAAGCAGAACAACAAGCAGAAAAATTGCGAGAACAATTAAGAGCTTTAGGTGTGAATCCGGATACAATTTAG
- a CDS encoding Uma2 family endonuclease — translation MTVSIAKWTLDDYHRMIEVGILCDRQVELLNGEIVEMSPEGAEHAQLSTDGGDYLRSLLGDKVLIRDAKPITIPETSSEPEPDLAIVQPLRELYRTRHPYPENIFWVIEYAFTSLGKDLDSKRKAYAKAGIPEYWVIDLKNRIIKVLRYPIDGNYSHEITLVDGEITPIAFPEITILVKKLLN, via the coding sequence ATGACTGTAAGCATAGCGAAATGGACTCTTGACGACTATCACCGCATGATTGAAGTCGGTATTCTTTGCGATCGTCAAGTGGAACTTTTAAACGGAGAAATTGTTGAAATGTCCCCAGAAGGAGCTGAACACGCACAACTCAGTACTGATGGTGGGGACTATCTGCGATCGCTACTTGGTGACAAAGTACTTATACGTGATGCTAAACCAATTACTATACCAGAAACAAGTTCAGAACCAGAACCAGATTTAGCCATTGTTCAACCTTTGAGAGAGCTTTATCGTACTCGTCATCCCTATCCAGAAAATATTTTTTGGGTAATTGAATATGCTTTCACCAGCTTGGGTAAAGATTTAGATAGCAAGCGAAAAGCTTATGCAAAAGCGGGAATTCCAGAATACTGGGTTATAGATTTAAAAAATCGCATCATCAAAGTTTTACGCTATCCCATTGATGGAAATTATAGCCATGAAATTACCCTTGTAGATGGGGAAATTACACCAATTGCATTTCCAGAAATCACAATTTTAGTCAAAAAGTTGTTGAATTAA
- the coaE gene encoding dephospho-CoA kinase (Dephospho-CoA kinase (CoaE) performs the final step in coenzyme A biosynthesis.) — MNKRIIGLTGGIATGKTTVADYLAHTYHLPIFDADIYAREAVAPGSAILQAIATKYGEQILLDDGNLNRVKLGEIIFNQPTERSYIEGLIHPYVGDRLVTAIHHSSVNTLVLVVPLLFEAHMTNLVTEIWVVSCHPEQQLQRLMVRNHLTKSQAQARIDSQMSLTEKKKLANFILENTGNFDELCQQIDRIMQDSEKLL, encoded by the coding sequence ATGAACAAACGCATAATTGGTTTAACTGGTGGTATTGCAACTGGAAAAACAACCGTTGCTGATTATTTAGCTCATACTTACCATTTACCAATATTTGATGCAGATATCTATGCAAGGGAAGCAGTTGCTCCAGGTTCCGCAATTCTTCAGGCGATCGCCACAAAATATGGTGAACAAATTTTACTTGATGACGGTAATCTCAATAGAGTCAAACTAGGTGAAATTATCTTTAATCAACCTACAGAACGTAGTTATATAGAGGGTTTAATCCATCCCTATGTGGGCGATCGCCTGGTTACAGCAATTCATCATAGCTCAGTAAATACACTAGTTTTAGTTGTGCCTTTATTATTTGAAGCTCACATGACTAACTTGGTGACAGAAATTTGGGTTGTATCTTGTCATCCAGAGCAGCAATTACAAAGATTAATGGTTAGAAACCATCTCACAAAATCCCAAGCACAGGCAAGAATTGATAGTCAAATGTCACTCACAGAGAAAAAGAAATTAGCTAATTTCATCTTAGAAAATACAGGAAATTTCGATGAATTATGTCAGCAAATTGATAGAATTATGCAAGATTCGGAAAAGCTTCTCTAA